Proteins encoded within one genomic window of Pseudorasbora parva isolate DD20220531a chromosome 3, ASM2467924v1, whole genome shotgun sequence:
- the LOC137070417 gene encoding LOW QUALITY PROTEIN: nucleus accumbens-associated protein 2 (The sequence of the model RefSeq protein was modified relative to this genomic sequence to represent the inferred CDS: deleted 1 base in 1 codon) yields MSQMLHMEIPNFGSMVLGSLNEQRLQGQYCDVSILVKGQAFKAHRAVLAASSLYFRDLFSGSSKAQFELPSSVTPACFQQILGFCYTGKLTMAASEQLVVMYTAGYLQIQHIVERGMDLMFKASSPHCDSATAAMDEPNSGPQSPSHNPLVPVWSPSLPSRRIKLEEPAVKRMSRGASLFGAYSGERSSPGASSLPTHRQPNIVQNEDEEFEEEPFDAEETYSHLCGRSANPYGEKPEMAVMPVSLENRSCVLIRRDLVALPASLISQIGYRCHPKLYTEGDPGEKLELVGGTSVFMTRGQLMNCHLCAGVKHKVLLRRLLATFFDRNTLANSCGTGIRSSTSDPSRKPLDSRVLNAVKLYCQNFAPNFKESEMNVIAADMCTNARRVRKRWLPKIQSMLPDGMEVYQNSAAAVNLVGVQLPFEPDFKNLLPSGLNLEQRLYAERKESGRTFPNLHGEEEDEEEEEAQTDSAEGTLEAEPVKPGVEGGASVVTPPEQQEEEFADGLRINGQ; encoded by the exons ATGTCCCAGATGCTCCACATGGAGATCCCTAATTTCGGCAGCATGGTCCTGGGCTCTCTGAACGAGCAGCGCCTGCAGGGCCAATACTGCGACGTGTCCATTTTGGTGAAGGGTCAGGCGTTTAAGGCCCATCGTGCGGTATTGGCGGCCAGCAGCCTGTACTTCCGAGACCTGTTTAGTGGAAGCAGCAAAGCTCAGTTTGAGCTTCCGTCCTCGGTCACGCCGGCCTGTTTTCAGCAGATTCTAGGCTTCTGCTACACCGGAAAGCTGACTATGGCGGCCAGTGAGCAGCTTGTGGTGATGTACACAGCCGGatatctgcaaatccagcatatTGTGGAGCGAGGAATGGACCTGATGTTCAAGGCCAGCTCTCCGCACTGCGATTCAGCCACAGCCGCCATGGACGAGCCTAATTCAGGCCCGCAGAGTCCCAGCCACAACCCTCTGGTGCCAGTTTGGTCACCCTCGCTGCCGTCCCGCAGGATTAAACTAGAGGAGCCGGCGGTGAAGCGCATGAGCCGTGGCGCTTCGCTCTTCGGAGCATATTCTGGAGAA CGCTCCAGCCCCGGAGCCTCCAGCCTCCCGACCCACAGACAGCCCAACATCGTACAGAATGAGGACGAGGAGTTCGAGGAAGAGCCGTTCGACGCGGAGGAGACATACAGCCATCTGTGCGGACGCTCCGCCAACCCGTACGGAG AGAAGCCTGAGATGGCGGTCATGCCGGTGTCGCTGGAGAACCGGTCCTGTGTGCTGATCCGCCGGGATCTGGTGGCGCTGCCGGCCAGTCTCATCAGTCAGATCGGCTATCGCTGCCATCCCAAACTATACACCGAAGGAGACCCCGGAGAGAAGCTTGAGCTAGTGGGAG GCACGAGTGTGTTCATGACCAGAGGTCAGCTGATGAACTGCCATCTTTGTGCCGGCGTCAAACACAAGGTGTTGCTGCGGAGGCTCCTCGCCACCTTCTTTGACAG AAACACGTTAGCAAACAGCTGTGGGACGGGGATCCGCTCTTCAACCAGCGACCCCAGCAGAAAACCGCTGGACAGTCGAGTCCTAAACGCTGTCAAAC TTTACTGTCAGAACTTCGCGCCCAACTTTAAGGAAAGCGAGATGAACGTCATCGCCGCAGATATGTGCACCAACGCGCGCCGAGTTCGCAAACGCTGGCTTCCCAAGATTCAGTCCATGCTTCCGGATGGGATGGAGGTCTATCAGAACTCGGCCGCGGCCGTGAATTTGGTGGGTGTTCAGCTGCCCTTCGAGCCAGATTTCAAGAACCTGCTTCCCTCAGGCCTGAATTTGGAGCAGCGGCTATACGCCGAGCGCAAAGAATCCGGCAGAACTTTCCCGAATCTCCATGGcgaggaggaggatgaggaggaggaagaagccCAGACTGACAGCGCTGAGGGAACGCTGGAGGCGGAGCCAGTCAAGCCTGGAGTTGAGGGCGGGGCCTCTGTGGTCACGCCCCCTGAGCAGCAGGAGGAGGAGTTTGCAGACGGCCTAAGAATAAACGGGCAGTGA